In one window of Armatimonadota bacterium DNA:
- a CDS encoding nucleoside deaminase, with amino-acid sequence MFDVETLDHYFFMRQALQDAEAALHRGDLPISAVVVHGSRVVGRGSSTRNTSRCHIAHAELNALLSCSEYLCEHHDECVVYSTVEPCPMCLGAIVMGDIHHVVFGAFDYRAGATHMVERVPYVAHHIRTYLGGVLEDECLDLIRQYSEADADIIQGKVHPFRTPPHSVS; translated from the coding sequence ATGTTTGATGTCGAGACTCTTGACCACTACTTCTTCATGCGCCAGGCACTCCAGGATGCCGAAGCCGCGCTCCACCGCGGTGATCTTCCCATCAGCGCGGTGGTGGTGCACGGCAGCCGGGTGGTAGGCCGGGGCTCCAGTACGCGCAATACAAGCCGCTGCCATATCGCTCATGCCGAGTTGAACGCTCTTCTCTCGTGCTCGGAATACCTGTGCGAGCATCATGACGAGTGCGTAGTCTACAGCACCGTCGAGCCCTGCCCCATGTGCCTCGGTGCCATCGTCATGGGAGACATCCACCATGTGGTATTCGGGGCATTCGACTACCGCGCCGGGGCCACTCATATGGTCGAGCGCGTCCCCTACGTTGCTCATCACATCCGCACCTACTTGGGGGGCGTGCTCGAGGATGAATGCCTCGACCTGATAAGGCAGTACTCCGAGGCCGACGCCGACATCATCCAAGGCAAGGTGCATCCGTTCCGCACTCCCCCTCATTCAGTCTCCTGA
- a CDS encoding PHP domain-containing protein: MRTMSRLLVLHGFICTAILAFAAGGSCAAAAADPMERLVAIEAASERGVTFTVLSPYRDYPNWYKGQMHCHTRNSDGGCLPPQLEAKYRADGADWITITDHEHVTPDPQAEGGQDVPVFITGEEHGTAEGHMVFIHAGEHIATGPGQEAINQATAAGGMAMLCHPDWLASYGPDELDRLTGFQFIEVVNAGTRDSGKGMGYGSAAWDYLLGQGKVVWGTATDDFHGGPQSALHGGYVVVNAPALTAPAILANLLAGNFYATEGPELHLSVQGGQLTVTCTEPQSVFFRGPGGAAYRVARLDGAEQNSATYVLRGDEPYVRVEIFRHADGRRAWSQPIFVRK, encoded by the coding sequence ATGCGTACAATGTCGCGCCTGCTCGTACTCCATGGATTCATCTGCACCGCCATTCTCGCATTTGCCGCCGGCGGCTCGTGCGCCGCTGCTGCCGCCGACCCGATGGAGCGGCTGGTGGCCATCGAGGCGGCGAGCGAGCGAGGGGTCACCTTCACCGTCCTCTCGCCCTACCGCGACTACCCGAACTGGTACAAGGGGCAGATGCACTGCCACACCAGGAACAGCGACGGCGGGTGTCTGCCCCCGCAGCTGGAGGCGAAGTACCGCGCGGACGGCGCGGACTGGATAACCATCACCGACCACGAACATGTCACCCCCGACCCACAGGCGGAGGGAGGTCAGGATGTGCCCGTGTTCATCACCGGCGAGGAACACGGGACGGCCGAGGGCCACATGGTGTTCATCCACGCCGGCGAGCACATCGCCACCGGCCCCGGGCAGGAAGCGATTAACCAGGCGACGGCGGCGGGCGGCATGGCCATGCTGTGCCACCCGGACTGGCTTGCGAGCTATGGCCCGGACGAACTCGATCGCCTCACCGGTTTCCAATTCATCGAGGTCGTCAACGCCGGCACGCGCGACAGCGGCAAAGGCATGGGCTACGGGTCCGCCGCGTGGGATTACCTGCTGGGGCAGGGCAAGGTCGTCTGGGGCACGGCGACCGATGACTTCCACGGCGGGCCGCAGTCCGCGCTGCACGGCGGCTACGTGGTCGTCAATGCGCCAGCCCTCACCGCGCCGGCCATCCTCGCCAACTTGCTCGCAGGGAACTTCTATGCGACCGAAGGCCCGGAACTCCACCTGTCCGTGCAGGGCGGGCAGTTAACCGTGACATGCACCGAGCCGCAGTCCGTCTTCTTCCGCGGTCCGGGCGGGGCGGCATATCGCGTCGCGCGGCTCGACGGAGCCGAGCAGAATTCCGCGACGTACGTCCTGCGGGGCGACGAGCCGTACGTCCGCGTCGAGATCTTCCGCCATGCCGACGGCCGGCGCGCGTGGAGCCAGCCGATCTTCGTGCGGAAGTAG
- a CDS encoding ornithine cyclodeaminase family protein, giving the protein MLQQLLYLSRADVEATGVTMREIIDALEPAFREHAEGRVEMPPKPGVHTLSDSFIHAMPAYIPALHSAGVKWVSGYPGNPERGLPYITGLLILNDVDTGVPLAVMDCTWITAMRTGAASAIAARHLARPESSTLGILGCGVQGRSHLEALKVLFPIERVTAYDIVPENAARFAAEAGGRWGVEVTVAAEPRQAVAGCDIVVTAGPILHTPHATIKAGWFEEGAFASLVDYDCYWDRAALREVDKFCTDDVPQFEHYQGLGYFHDVPSIYATVGELAAGKKPGRERA; this is encoded by the coding sequence TTGCTGCAACAGCTGCTCTATCTCTCGCGCGCCGACGTCGAGGCGACCGGCGTCACCATGCGCGAGATCATTGACGCGCTTGAACCCGCCTTCCGCGAGCATGCCGAGGGGCGCGTCGAGATGCCGCCCAAGCCGGGGGTGCACACGCTGTCCGATTCCTTCATCCACGCCATGCCCGCCTACATCCCCGCACTGCACTCCGCGGGCGTGAAGTGGGTGTCCGGGTATCCCGGGAACCCCGAGCGCGGCCTGCCCTACATCACCGGCCTGCTCATCCTCAATGACGTGGACACCGGCGTGCCGCTCGCGGTGATGGACTGCACGTGGATCACGGCGATGCGCACCGGCGCCGCGTCCGCCATCGCGGCGAGGCATCTCGCGCGCCCGGAATCGAGCACCCTCGGCATCCTCGGCTGCGGGGTGCAGGGGCGCAGTCACCTCGAGGCGCTCAAGGTGCTGTTCCCCATCGAGCGCGTGACGGCGTACGACATCGTGCCGGAGAACGCGGCGCGCTTCGCCGCCGAGGCGGGAGGACGTTGGGGCGTCGAAGTGACGGTCGCCGCCGAGCCCCGGCAGGCGGTCGCGGGCTGCGACATCGTCGTCACCGCGGGGCCGATTCTCCACACGCCCCACGCGACCATCAAAGCCGGGTGGTTTGAGGAGGGCGCGTTCGCGTCGCTGGTTGACTACGACTGCTATTGGGATCGCGCGGCGCTGCGTGAAGTGGACAAGTTCTGCACCGATGATGTGCCGCAGTTCGAGCACTACCAGGGCCTGGGCTACTTCCACGACGTACCGTCGATCTACGCGACCGTGGGCGAGCTGGCGGCGGGCAAGAAGCCCGGCCGCGAGCGCGCGA
- a CDS encoding M48 family metalloprotease, with amino-acid sequence MPYRLENRRIIRAALAAFAVAFALGATAAHAGFERSLEKMLGNQARNAIEAQYVVIAEGPAAEYLQRTGESLVDASPRHDIEYTFKLLDTEQVNAFALPWGYVYVTTGMLRFVDSSDQLAGVVGHEIAHVSQKHSLDAFKKQFWASLLLGVIEAPAALLTAGNVGATLYLLRHSRKDEQDSDKLGARYAYTAGYDASQLADFLRKLHAEQKRKPSSIEIYLSTHPTGERRQERLAELPELDQDNPEVAAHTARGFLDRHLANQAVVAYRRAASLAPADAEARAGLVRAYAEAGDAQLARQELARALEIGLSEEDARTLEMVVAEAPPAPGRDVSADESDAQPRVHSDEQRLADVREAAAAWSMDAQEPARKIEERSKSLGERVRGVARRMSMTGAFGSPAFGTQRVMEKAETALYLIAETTDRVGATGEGLKSVSATAGEILAAVERDSAAPAAAGDRARWQALAREIAEVVATAEEETQQVSEQALRAAKLADEAVGHLNSAVSAMATEFNAFGGLRGSAPFLGLAEGDADR; translated from the coding sequence TTGCCGTATCGCCTCGAAAACCGCCGCATCATCCGCGCCGCATTGGCCGCTTTCGCCGTCGCCTTTGCCCTCGGGGCCACGGCCGCCCACGCCGGATTCGAGCGCAGCCTCGAGAAGATGCTCGGCAACCAGGCGCGCAACGCCATCGAAGCCCAGTACGTCGTCATCGCCGAGGGCCCCGCTGCGGAGTACCTCCAGCGCACGGGCGAATCGCTCGTGGACGCCTCGCCCCGCCACGACATCGAGTACACCTTCAAGCTCCTCGACACCGAGCAGGTCAATGCCTTCGCGCTGCCCTGGGGTTACGTCTACGTCACCACCGGCATGCTCCGCTTCGTTGACTCCTCCGACCAGCTCGCCGGTGTCGTCGGCCACGAGATCGCCCACGTCAGCCAGAAGCACTCCCTGGACGCCTTCAAGAAGCAGTTCTGGGCGTCCCTGCTGCTCGGCGTGATTGAGGCGCCGGCCGCCTTGCTTACCGCTGGCAACGTCGGCGCCACGCTCTACCTGCTGCGCCACAGCCGCAAGGATGAGCAGGACTCCGACAAGCTCGGCGCGCGGTACGCCTATACCGCCGGGTACGACGCATCCCAGCTCGCCGATTTCCTGCGCAAGCTGCACGCAGAGCAGAAACGCAAGCCGAGCAGCATTGAGATCTACCTGTCCACGCACCCCACCGGCGAACGACGCCAGGAGCGACTGGCGGAGCTGCCCGAACTCGATCAGGATAACCCGGAAGTCGCTGCACATACCGCCCGGGGATTCCTCGACCGGCACCTGGCGAACCAAGCGGTGGTCGCTTACCGCCGCGCCGCTTCGCTCGCGCCCGCGGACGCCGAAGCCCGCGCTGGCCTGGTGCGCGCGTATGCTGAGGCAGGCGACGCGCAACTCGCAAGGCAGGAGCTGGCGCGCGCCCTGGAGATCGGCCTCAGCGAGGAGGACGCGAGGACACTGGAGATGGTCGTGGCCGAGGCCCCGCCGGCGCCCGGGCGCGACGTCTCCGCCGACGAATCCGACGCGCAGCCGCGCGTGCATTCCGATGAACAGCGATTGGCCGACGTCCGCGAGGCGGCTGCCGCCTGGAGCATGGATGCGCAGGAGCCCGCGCGCAAGATCGAGGAGCGCTCGAAGTCATTGGGGGAACGGGTGCGCGGCGTCGCCCGGCGGATGAGCATGACCGGTGCCTTCGGCAGCCCCGCGTTCGGCACCCAGCGCGTGATGGAGAAGGCGGAGACCGCCCTGTACCTGATCGCCGAGACGACGGATCGCGTGGGGGCGACAGGTGAAGGGCTCAAATCGGTGTCCGCGACCGCTGGGGAGATCCTAGCCGCGGTGGAGCGCGATTCCGCCGCTCCGGCCGCCGCCGGCGATCGCGCCCGTTGGCAGGCCCTGGCGCGCGAAATCGCCGAGGTCGTCGCGACTGCGGAGGAGGAAACCCAGCAGGTGTCCGAGCAGGCCTTGCGTGCCGCCAAGCTGGCCGACGAGGCGGTCGGCCACCTGAATTCCGCCGTGAGCGCGATGGCGACCGAGTTCAACGCGTTCGGCGGATTGCGCGGCAGCGCGCCGTTCCTCGGCTTGGCGGAAGGTGACGCGGACCGTG
- a CDS encoding UPF0280 family protein, with protein AAHSREVIVENGGDIWLHGNRERTVGVFAGASPVTGKLAVKLDAALMPCAVCTSSGTVGPSLSFGKADAAIAVAGSGALADAAATAVANAVKAADDVNAALELAQRIPGVLGIVIVVGTDLGAWGHVELTDMHAAS; from the coding sequence GCCGCTCATTCCCGCGAGGTGATCGTCGAAAACGGCGGCGACATCTGGCTCCATGGCAACCGCGAGCGCACCGTCGGCGTGTTCGCGGGCGCTTCGCCCGTCACGGGCAAGCTGGCGGTGAAGCTCGACGCGGCCCTGATGCCGTGTGCGGTATGCACCTCGTCCGGCACCGTCGGCCCGTCGCTCAGCTTCGGCAAGGCTGATGCCGCCATCGCCGTGGCTGGCTCCGGCGCGCTCGCCGACGCCGCCGCGACCGCGGTCGCTAACGCGGTCAAAGCCGCCGACGATGTCAACGCCGCCCTCGAACTCGCCCAACGAATCCCTGGTGTGCTCGGCATCGTCATAGTAGTAGGCACCGATCTAGGGGCTTGGGGCCACGTCGAACTCACAGACATGCATGCGGCGTCGTAG
- a CDS encoding methyltransferase domain-containing protein — MDKTPGFLSAPHWQRQLERQERWTRELRSHLYRRVNLWARPRVLDVGCGNGVITAEMASRCRGCVTGVDRSAPLLAQAAGRGLSLVRGDAQRLPFADNAFDLVVCHLTLLWVEEPGVAVLEMVRVAKPGGTVMAMAEPDYGGRIDYPEDLTLGAIMSRALQREGAHPRVGRRLKEMFVNAGLAAEVSVLNSVWGDQELRREFEQEWELLEATAHDLVAPGELEALKRRDLRALDEGIRVTFMPVFWAVGRKGT, encoded by the coding sequence ATGGACAAGACGCCCGGATTTCTGTCGGCGCCGCATTGGCAGCGGCAGCTCGAGCGGCAGGAGCGGTGGACCCGCGAACTGCGTTCGCATCTCTACCGCCGAGTGAACTTGTGGGCGCGGCCCCGCGTGCTCGACGTCGGATGCGGCAACGGCGTCATCACTGCGGAGATGGCCAGTCGCTGCCGCGGTTGCGTCACCGGCGTGGATCGCAGCGCGCCGCTCCTCGCCCAGGCGGCAGGCCGCGGCTTGTCGCTGGTTAGGGGAGACGCGCAGCGGCTGCCGTTCGCCGATAACGCCTTCGATCTCGTGGTGTGCCATCTGACACTGCTCTGGGTCGAGGAGCCGGGCGTTGCAGTGCTCGAGATGGTGCGGGTGGCGAAGCCGGGCGGCACCGTGATGGCAATGGCGGAGCCCGACTACGGAGGACGGATAGACTACCCCGAGGATTTGACCCTGGGGGCGATCATGTCGCGTGCGCTCCAGCGCGAGGGCGCGCATCCGCGCGTGGGGCGGCGGCTGAAGGAGATGTTTGTCAACGCCGGATTGGCCGCGGAGGTCAGCGTACTGAACTCGGTGTGGGGCGACCAAGAGCTGCGCCGCGAGTTCGAGCAGGAATGGGAATTGCTCGAGGCCACGGCGCACGATCTGGTCGCGCCCGGCGAACTGGAGGCGCTCAAGCGCAGAGACTTGCGCGCGCTGGACGAGGGAATCCGCGTGACGTTCATGCCGGTATTCTGGGCGGTCGGCCGCAAGGGCACGTGA
- a CDS encoding radical SAM protein — MSARGRDSVNAREGETVRTGASADWHVASGMYHYRWDDAGAHVRAHLRVERNGSGLLALNASRIVHLNATGVLMAKMVLEEIEPKRATQRLRRIFRAPARRITEDYERVRDAVTALREHEDVCPFTYLGVDMVEPFQIELSAPYRMDLALTYECDNACAHCYVPPDRRPPELTTEQWQTVLAKLWDVGVPHVCLTGGEATLRPDLVALVERAEDIGMVTGLITNGRRLTAELVRELVAGGLDHVQITIESHDAAVHNTMVGCAAWEQTVAGIREALQAPLYVVTNTTITRDNADAMEQTLEFLSDLGVRAFACNSLIYSGAGRDSGKGLPEADLGPMLERLRERAVGLGMRFIWYTPTQYCELDPVNLGLGPKRCTAAKENMCVEPDGQVIPCQSHYDALGNILTDEWESIWSHPAAQALRSRDWAPAKCRECDRLANCGGGCPLYASAHGYLCVESKSSG, encoded by the coding sequence ATGAGCGCGCGCGGCCGAGATTCCGTTAACGCTCGGGAAGGCGAAACGGTCCGGACAGGGGCGTCTGCCGATTGGCACGTCGCGTCGGGGATGTATCATTACCGCTGGGACGACGCCGGGGCTCACGTGCGTGCCCATCTGCGGGTCGAACGGAACGGGTCGGGCCTGCTCGCCCTGAATGCCTCGCGCATCGTCCATCTCAACGCCACCGGCGTCCTGATGGCGAAGATGGTTCTCGAGGAAATCGAGCCGAAGCGAGCAACGCAACGCCTGCGCCGCATCTTCCGCGCGCCCGCGCGCAGGATAACGGAGGACTACGAGCGCGTCCGCGACGCCGTCACCGCCTTACGCGAGCACGAGGATGTCTGCCCGTTCACCTACCTCGGTGTGGACATGGTGGAGCCGTTCCAGATCGAGCTGTCCGCGCCCTATCGGATGGACCTCGCGCTGACCTATGAATGCGATAACGCCTGCGCGCACTGCTACGTACCCCCGGACCGTCGGCCGCCCGAGCTGACCACAGAGCAATGGCAGACGGTGCTGGCCAAGCTGTGGGACGTCGGCGTGCCGCACGTCTGCCTCACCGGGGGCGAGGCGACGCTGAGGCCGGACCTGGTCGCGTTGGTGGAGCGGGCGGAGGACATCGGGATGGTCACCGGCCTCATCACGAACGGTCGGCGCCTTACGGCGGAGTTAGTTCGGGAGTTGGTGGCAGGCGGACTGGATCACGTCCAGATCACCATCGAATCACACGACGCGGCGGTACATAACACCATGGTCGGCTGTGCGGCATGGGAGCAGACCGTCGCGGGAATCAGGGAAGCGCTGCAGGCGCCGCTGTATGTGGTTACCAATACGACGATCACTCGCGACAACGCGGACGCCATGGAGCAGACGTTGGAGTTCCTGAGCGACCTTGGGGTGCGCGCTTTCGCGTGCAACAGCCTGATCTACTCCGGTGCCGGGAGGGACTCCGGCAAGGGGTTGCCGGAGGCGGACCTGGGGCCGATGCTGGAGCGGCTGCGCGAGCGCGCCGTCGGTCTCGGGATGCGCTTCATCTGGTACACGCCGACACAGTACTGCGAGCTCGACCCCGTGAATCTGGGTCTCGGCCCGAAAAGATGCACCGCGGCGAAGGAGAATATGTGCGTCGAGCCCGATGGGCAGGTCATCCCGTGCCAGAGTCACTACGACGCACTGGGGAATATCCTGACTGACGAGTGGGAAAGCATCTGGAGTCACCCGGCGGCGCAGGCGCTTCGTTCACGAGATTGGGCGCCCGCGAAGTGCCGGGAGTGCGACCGGCTTGCGAACTGCGGCGGCGGGTGCCCGCTGTACGCGTCCGCGCACGGCTATCTGTGCGTCGAGAGCAAGTCGAGCGGTTGA
- the greA gene encoding transcription elongation factor GreA, translating into MADSVSEELHQGLIVTPEGYQKLRDELEHLKTVQRKEVANRIREAPRSGELTDNSEYEEAKSEQAYVEGRILELQRLLQNAVVVARSEGPPNQVRLGSVVKLKDKAGKRIEYKIVGPVEADPANQRISYQSPVGQALVGHGKGDKVTVATPSGKASYTIMDVKN; encoded by the coding sequence ATGGCTGACAGCGTCAGCGAAGAGCTCCACCAGGGCCTCATAGTCACCCCAGAGGGTTACCAGAAGCTGCGTGACGAGCTGGAACACTTGAAGACCGTGCAGCGCAAAGAAGTGGCAAACCGCATCCGCGAGGCGCCGCGGTCGGGTGAACTGACGGACAATTCCGAGTACGAGGAAGCGAAGAGCGAGCAGGCCTACGTCGAGGGGCGGATCCTGGAACTGCAGCGGCTGCTGCAAAACGCGGTCGTGGTCGCCCGCAGTGAGGGACCGCCGAATCAAGTGCGCCTCGGTTCGGTGGTCAAGCTCAAGGACAAGGCGGGCAAGAGGATCGAGTACAAGATCGTCGGCCCGGTCGAGGCGGACCCTGCCAACCAACGCATCTCGTATCAGTCGCCCGTCGGGCAGGCGCTCGTCGGCCACGGCAAGGGCGACAAAGTCACCGTGGCGACGCCGAGCGGCAAGGCGTCGTACACGATCATGGACGTCAAGAACTGA